Sequence from the Meleagris gallopavo isolate NT-WF06-2002-E0010 breed Aviagen turkey brand Nicholas breeding stock chromosome 15, Turkey_5.1, whole genome shotgun sequence genome:
CACAGAACTGTGAGCGTCGTTACCGCCCTCACAGCCCACCGCCACGGCGCCCACGCCTTTCCCACCCTCAGCAGCTCCGAACACGCCctgctcctctcctttccccttccctgcaAAGCCAGCAGAAGCTGCATCTTTAACGGAGCTAATTAGCCTGTGTGGGGTTGTTAGAACCTATGGGACAGCGGGACGAGCTCCGCAGGCGCCCGCAGCCCTGAGGGGAGCGCCGATCGGCGGGGCCTCACGCAGCGGAGGCGCGCACGGCCAGCGTAACCATAGTAACCAATGGTAACCCGTGGTAACCAATGGTCGCCGCGCGGCCcggaagcagaagcagcatctGAGATTCCTCTTCCGGGGCGCGCGGCGGCAGCGCAGCCCACAAGGTGACACGGTACCGCCATGGGCATCCACTTCGGGAACCTGGCCCGGGTGCGGCACATCATCACCTACAGCCTGTCGCCGTTCGAGCAGCGAGCCATACCCAACGTCTTCTCGGACGGGCTGCCCAACGTGTGGCGGCGGTTCAGCTCGCAGGTCTTCAAAGTTGCACCCCGTGAGTAGGCGGCGGGGCTGCGAGGAGGCCCGGTGTCCTCAGGGGCTGAGGGAGGCGGAGTGGGGCGGCGGGGTTTTGTAGCGAGGTGTCGTGGCGGGACTTTGCTGGTTCAGAAACACTGCCGGTGGCCCAGGCCGCTCCGTGCCTTGCCCTTGTCAGcgttccttttcctttccagcctTCGCGGGCGCCTACCTCCTCTACTCCTGGGGCACACAAGAGTTTGAGAGGCTGAAGAGGAAGAACCCGGCTGACTATGAGAACGACCAGTGACTGCGTCTCTAAGACCTTACCGCTCTGTATTACCAACGGCTGGTTGCTGTGCTTGTTCATGTAACCAGAGGGACGGGGAGATAATATATAATAATGCCTAATAAACTTTAACTTTGTCCCATATGAAGTCTGTGTCTTACAGTGTTTAAGGTGAATTGCACCACGTTATCTGTCAGGTGAGTTTCATTCTGAGAGATAGCTGTACTAAAATTCTCTAAGCTCcaattgctttattttacatttccaGACTCTCTGGCTCTactttcaggaaatatttcttagtGCAGTTAGTTGAAGACAGCCCCTGCTATAATACAGGTGATGAGAAATAACAGTACAGAGGCGAGCTCTTTGATCCCTTTATCTTTCCCTCACTAGCCACTTTTTGCTTGAATTAAATGCATTCTAGTCTCTGTACCTGTGAAGAACAAACAGTCTGATATGATACTGACAAAAATTGCCCAACCTGACTGATGGTTCAGAATTGAATATGAGCTTTGACCCTCTATACAGCTACCAGGTTATCgtatttattaataataattcgATGATAAACTGCAGTTCTGATGTTTGGTTAGTGTTAATTGGCCGAATTAAAAGCAGTTCTTAGGGAACTACAAGGAAGTAAAAGGATTATTTTAACACCCAAGGATGATTTAAGGAACTCTATTGCTACCATTATATTTTCAAACACATGACTACCCTGGGGGTCAGATTTACCCTGGGGCAGTTAAGCATACGACACGCTTTGCTCTCCAAAGTCCACAATGTTTGGCTCATTCCTTtatcatcatctttttttttttttttagtgttgaGCTGTCTGTCTCAAATTCAAGCACAAGCAAAGTAACACATTTATCTCCCTATCATGTATTTCTGTAGCTGGTACTGAAAATTTATCTAATCTGCAGTGTGTGACGTTATTCTGTGATAGTTCCTTTGTGAGTTAAGGGCTGAGCTGTCTGGAAGGCAAAGATGCTCAGTCTCTCACTTTAACAAGCTGGGAGATTCACAACTTTTGTAGCTGAAGGTTTTCTTGCTCTGTACTGCCAAGTGCAGTCTGAGGTTGGCAGAAACAAGTAAAGCAAACTACTCAGTGCTGCAAGTTCTGCTACAAATAATCTCTGCTTAACTCCTTCAGTTCAATCCTATCTTTCACTTAAGCAAGGGAACAATGAACTGGGCACTCCAGTTCTGAGAGCAGCCAAAGATGTCCGCAAGCATATTTTGTTCAGGACTCTTATTTGGGTCCTATTTACTTACCCTCAAAGAGTGACAGCAGTTGATTTGTAGCCTGAATAACAGGACATCTGAGCTTCACACAGTGCGAGCTTGaatcaatacttttttttcaatGCCTCTCAGCAGTTCTGTTGAGCATGAGCAGCTCAGAACAGAGCCCAGCCTTTCTGATGAGGTCTCTGCCCCCATTCACAGACAGCTGAACTATGTCCTGACCAGCTGCTAGACTACTGTAAACAGGTGGCACGTTCAGCCGCCCTGGTGAGTTTACCTACAATCCAGCAGCCCTGTCAGCCTCAAGcggcagcactgccaggcccTGGCTTTTAACCTTCATGCTGCAGGGTCAGCAGGtgggctggagctgctccctgtctgctcctgctgctggctgtgcctgCTGCAATCCTGCTGAGCTGTTCTCATCTCTGCAGTTGCCTGCAGGCCCAGCCCATGCAGCAGGAAGCGAGATGCAAACTTGGCACGTGGGCACGCAGTGATGGCTCCCACCTGCCAGTGCTGCGTGGGAGTGCAGCTGAGCAGCGTTTCAGAATCCGAACAGTGCAGTTGGAAATTCCTCCATCACctaatttatttctgatgttCCTTCACTAAATGTTAAAAGTGGCACAACACAGccatgttttatgttttctttgtcaATTGTTTAAACAATTGCAATGGCTATCTACTGGCCAGCAGTAGACACCTGGACTGCGCTGCACCTGCATACATAGAAACAAtcagtccctttttttttcttgcatgagTGAAACAGATTGCAGCCTAAAAGGGATCTGCAACTACACACTATGAAGAGCCTAGGAGACACAACAATTTTGATGTATCATCACAAATTACTAGTTTTAGCTAGCCAAAAAAGCTGAGAAACAATGACATGCTGAGAAACAATGACATCCTGAAGGCACTGCTATAGAGCTGAGATGCCATTTCAAACCTGTGCAGGTGAAGTCAAAACGAACCACTGGctttttccccatctctgctCTATAGTGcctagcaaagaaaaaattaattaaaactcAGATGTATGTAAAGAAAGGATTCAGTGGAAGAAAGGATTGAGAAATTCACAGCcaaatgtaaaaaaacaaaacaacaaaaacacaacactgaagTTCAGCTATTTGATCTGCAATGATTATGTGAGACCCAAGAATGTGAAATAAAGACTAGTTTTGATTTCTCCTCACAGGGAAGCAAGACAAATAAGGGGAAGTGAGAAAAGTTAAGAAGAACCCCAGGAAAGGAATAAATCTTCCAGCAGTGGATTGGAGGCAATATGCTGCAAAGGGTTTTTATTTAATCCCAGTGAAATTTGGGCTTCACAGTAATCATTTGTAGGCTGGAACCTGACAACATAGCAGGTATTATCTTAATCTATGTAACTTGCCTTCCACGCTGGCACTTATGCCTCCATATTAAGCAATCACAGAAAACTGTAGCCTACTGCATTCACTTTTGGATTTATAATGTAGCTAAcgcataattatttttatacagtaCCTGACtacttgaatttttattttttattattattttttttaacagactgCTTCAAAATCTGCATGGAAAACTTGACACAACTACATCGGTATTCTGTTACTCTGCAACGTAAGAATCATTTCCTTGACAGACACAGCATACTTGGACATACATGGTAGCTGAATGCATAAAATATCACCAACAAAAAGGAGTAAATACTGACAAGGTGCATTTACAGAGCGTAATCTTAGAAACACACTACTCCTACTTGTCTCAGTGGGAGACAAGTGGGACAAGCATGTCTCAACTTtgatattttggaaaaaatgagAGGCAGTATGTAGTcctttttaaacattattttctctaaGCTGTTGGCAATCTCGTATCACCACAGAAAAGTTTAAGATTCCCCTTAATTACAGTCTGCCTGTCCACATCAGTGGGAGTTTTGTTGGCACCTTTCAGAAGATTAATCATGAGTTACACTGGGAGATACAGACTACAGCAGAGAGTGTTCATCTCAACTTACCTCCACAAAATCCTTGCAACCATCTCTTCCACTTTTGTGCTTAGCTATCCAGAGATTAACTGCACACAAGGATCCTTGAAGGAACAGATCTGTGATTTACCTATCAAGTAATAACATAATTTTTGCACTCCAAACCCCACATGGAAAACATTACATCTGATTCCCAAGTACTACTTTGTGGAAAGAAAGGTTAAATGGCTTGCTTGTGATTCTTTTACACACCAAGAATGAGAAGCAGAATCGAAAGTTCGATTCTCTGCTCCAAATACTCTCAGGAGAAAAGTATTTACCTCCCAGCTGGCAAACTCAGAGCTGTGCATACTGTGAATGTCACAGAAGTCAAATAAGGTTATGGCTTTTTGATCTTCACCACGATACCGTTGGCCACCCACACTTTTACTTGCAAGCACACAACGGAGTTCTGGTAACATGCTAGATAGACTTTAAAGAAGGAACAGTTGGCAAATCTGGTAAGCTGACCAGACAAAGTACAAATGGAAGGAGAGTAAATTATTAGCTAGATAGATAGGCCTTGAACCAGATCACTTCAGTAGATGCTAACTTTGTAATTCCCTCTTGCTCCTAAA
This genomic interval carries:
- the LOC100548306 gene encoding cytochrome b-c1 complex subunit 8, translating into MGIHFGNLARVRHIITYSLSPFEQRAIPNVFSDGLPNVWRRFSSQVFKVAPPFAGAYLLYSWGTQEFERLKRKNPADYENDQ